AGAGACTGAGTGGAGTGGTGCCTATGGGAAAGTTCAGGAGTTAAAGGAAGATAAGTCCCTAGTCCCTGTGTATTATTACCCAGAGGGCTCTGCCTTCTTGAAGGGAGCTGCCTGTCCACTTCTACCTGGGGCTTCCCAGGATGGGAGTCATGCTTGCAGTGGTGCTCACCTGAATGGAGCATCATCTGGCTGCAATGGGAGGCGCTTGTGGTTCCCTTCAGCCATTGCAGGAGGAGGGTTCCTGGGTCGCTTCTGTTGGGAAGCTCCTAAGGAAAGGAGAAGGCAGGTTAGAAGAAGGTATCCCACACCGGCAGAAAGTCCAGGTCACGGTTGGAGAGGGAAAGAACAGTCAAATGTATTGGGGAAGGGTCACCTCTTGAGAACCAAACCTAACAAGAAGAATCCTAGACTAACAAGAAGAaccttcacagttcaggacttattccgCACCAGATTTGCAGCCCCTTGAGTTTGCACATAAGTCAAAGCAGCCACAGGTATTGCAACATTCAGAGccattctggtcccaagcattttggccCTTCAGGTGGACCATGGACATGGCTTGGGAACAGAACCAAAGCGTTGCTCATGTTGTTCTTAAGGGCCCTGCAGTTGGGAGAAACATTTAATAAGGCAGGGAAATTGGAGGGCCAAGGAAGTTGGCCCTCTTCTCCAAAGGGCTCTGGGTCTTACTGCCGCAAGCGAAGAACAGTTCGCAGAGACCGGCTCCGAAGCTCCAGACACCGGACACTGGGGAGAAGATGCTGTCGGGAAGGGACTCCGGAGGAGCATACCTGTCGCAGGTGAAGAGAAGCAAGTACTCAGACCCAGGGCAAAGACGTTCATAAAGCAACACCACTATGGCCTCCTATATGGGCCTCTCTCCTAGACTGGCCCCTATATTGACCCTCTATAGTAACCCCTCCAGACCTGGACGTCAGGATGCCATTTCGGTGCTGTCCTCCAGATCTGGGGGTCAGCTCCTCTGGGCCTGGTTTTCTTGACCCCAGGACAGGTCCGTCCTCTGGACCTGGCTGTCGGCACAACCCTACGattctatatattcctgcatggcacaatggggtccCTTGCAGCTCTATGATGCTGTGTCTGGAATCAGAAGTCTCCAAAGAGTAGCCAAGACTGGGCCTCACCTCCATCAGTTTGGAAATTAGCACAGGAGCACAAACCAACCCCCAAAAAAGGGGTTCCCACAAATGCACACCCCTTCGCCGTTTCttattctcccttccttccttccttccttccttctgcactGATGGCTCTTTTCATGTCCCCAAAGGAGACATTTCTCCAGGTGAGCCAACAAAGAGAAACCGTGCCAGTTCCTGGAGAAAGCAGGCAAAGGAGACCAAAAAGGGGAGtgagttaaaaagaaaagggggcttctTGGCCGAGACCCCAGACTCATTGGATCAGGCTACTGGGGGAGTGTGCATTGTTTGCACATGAACATGAACAGAGCATGAACCTCCCTAAAGCTCAGCCTCCAGGGTTTGGGAATTCTCTTCCTGCCCCAAAGCCATCCTTGCCAAGGAAATAAATAGCTTTTTGGGGTCAGACAGGGGCTAGCCCCCCCCTAATCCCTGGCATGGGTGGCACATGGGGGCAGGAGCAGGAAGAGGGCCATGGTCTCCATCCGGGCAGCCAAGGGCTGCTAATGGAAGCCAGGTGTGGGGggctttggggagggagggatgaggcATGCGCCTCTGAGCATGCGCCAAGAAAGCACAGCCGGAGGCCCTCCTTGGAGCATCTGGGCAGCTGTTGGGGGGCTCAGGGAGACCCCTGGTTCCCATTGGCAGCCCCACCAGTGTGCCAATGCGTGCCAACAGAACCATGGGGCCCTCTCCTTGCATGCTCTGCTCACTTCTGGTTCTTCACCCGTGAAAGTGGTCCCTGGGTGGCATGGCGCCACATGCCCACAGGCCTCTTTGTTATGGCTGGCTCCTGTCtcgtggtctgagcattggattatgaccagGTTCGATTCCCAGAGTGGGCATGAGACCCACTGCTGGCCCTGGGCAAGACCCATGTCTCTTgctctttccaacttatggcaacccgaccatgggttttcttggcaggcttcttccaagggttttgccactgccatcctctgaggctgggaggcATGACTCCCTCAAAgacacccagagggtttccatggctgaacaaggattcgaaccctggcctctggagtcctagtccaacgccaAAACCGAAGCTCTGCACCCGGGACAGGCTCCTCATCCATTGGATTATGGGGACCAGGGTTTCACTTAGCCATGGACCAGAGAGCCCCAAGAGAGCCCCCTCTGCCTGGCCTTTCCTCCCTCTGGGGATGATGGAGGCATCAGTAGAGGAAGCTGCTACGAtagagaagagggagaggatgAGTAACCGACCATTTAAAAGACCAGGAGAACCCAAGGTCCCCAAATACCCTCAAGGCAtcgctaagcagggccagccctggtttgTGCTCGGAGGGGAGACCCCCAATGTTCTGCAATGCGCTCCCCTCCTGTGCCAAGggaggccatggcaagccccccTGAAGGAAGCTGCCCAGAGGGACCCATGCCAGCTTTGCCACAGGGCCAGCCACAAAAGGCAAGCAACAGCCACAATTCTGAATGGCGCAACTCCATGTTTGAGCCCAGTCCTTGTAAAAGCATGgctttggatcccattttgggagacaaGAGGGATATCAACGCAATAAATAAACGCGACATACGAAGCATGCTCAGCCCTGGCCCTCTCCTGGAGGCCATGGCTGTGTGGGGGATTCCGTGGAAGGGCCTGCAGAGCAGTCTCACTCGAACTCAGGACCCGGCCACCTCCAAACCTCCAAATACAACAACATCTTCCTTCCTCAGGCCTCACATGAGGGATCTTGTGTGCTCGATGCCTAATGGATGGGGAACACCGGGATCAGGACGTGTGCAAGAGTCAGAGTCCCCCAGAGCTATTGCTTATTATGGCCATTCTTTTTCCATATTGGGAGGCGGTTTCTCTTTCGGAGGCCATCCTTCCTTGGGGCCTTGGATCGGAAAGCAAGAAGGAACTGGGGGGCTCTAAAGAGCTGGGCCCTCTTGCCTTTAAACCAAAGGAAGCCAGCCTTGGGTTCATACAAGACCCTGGGCCTCTCTGTCCCTTAAAGGCCCGGCCCAAGGACTGTCCAGGGCcggccctgcttagctcccacGTTGACATGGGATCTGTGGCCCTCGGGGTCTCTAGAGGCAGCTTAAACCACGTATTCCTGGGCCTGGAACCCTAagaggcggttttgccagttccttcctcctaaACAGAGCCTCCAGCATTTGCCAGCGGTCTCCCCCCAAGGGCTGTCCAGGGatggccctgcttagctcccggggccttttgggggatcGGAGGCAAGGCCTTTTCGGCGGTTCCGGCCGCTTGGGATATTTCCAGCTGAAGGGAGGCtaccttctccttcttcttcttctccttctccttccctcctttccctgaAATGGCAGCACTTTCCCCGGTCTTCCTTCTGGTCCTTCTCTCTTTGGAGGGAGAGACAGTTCAAAATACAAccgattatatatatatatatatatatatatgtaaagacCTGCACCTCTTTCTGTTATTTCAGCCCAGAAGGAAAGGCAAACGAACCgttttatatagatatagatatatacatatacatacatatatagatatagatatatatctgcacatatacatacatgatttaggagctctctgacaagagacaGGTTTTAGGATCCAAGTTgtgtgtgttgggtttttttaatggtttcaattttttttaaatattttactccTTAAcctaaatgcttttttttaattaattggactatatatatatatatatatatagtcaaattggtttttaaaaaaacacttaggTAATATTGAAATATTACAATTGAAgccaatttttaatatatatatgtgtatatatatataaagcaattttaaaatatatatatatacaatatatatatatattaaaaatatacatactgtagaagcctatatatatatatatatatatatatatatatggctttgcTTTAAACAGTTCCTCCTCGCCTCCTGGTTGCAAGAGAAACGTGAAAATACGGATTTGTGGCTTTAAAAAACCCgttccttttccctctccagaAGTCGGGCGGAAGTTCCTTTTCCGACAACGAGGAAAGGAACGCGTTCCTCGCCTCcgttccttgcttccttccttgcttctgcTCCGGGGCAAAAGTTCCCCGAGGCTCCGGAGCCCTTTTCGGCCGAAGGAGGGAAAGCGCCGCAGGAAACGGAGCCGAAGGACGGAGGAACGAGAGATTCAGTTTTCATTGCTGTTATTATCGTTTAAATTCAGGCGAAACGTTTTGctggaagaaaaggggaggatAGATCGCAGAACGAAACAAAGACCTTCCccttaataacaataataataataataatacataataagaataataacgaATAATAAGGAATGCCGCATCGCCGCcgccttttctatttctgtccaAATCCTGGAGGTTTTGGAAACAGTTCTTAGGAAGACCATGAAATGAAGGGAAAGGGGCTTCAGGATCTCCAGATCCGCCGCCGAGATTCCGGTCCCAGAAGCCCTTTGGAGGGATCCGTTTTTAGAAAGGGATCGACCCTCGCGAGggatggatctctctctctctctctcttttctcttcctttctttgaagttatgtttttattaatttcaaaaCGGGGACATTCCCCAAAACCTCCCAAAACGGCCTTCTTCCGACGGAAGACGAGTCCCTTTGGATCCGGAGTGAAGCCGGATTTAGTTCCatgaaggaaaaaggaggaaagagacagagagagagggagagagagagagagagagagagttggattTTAGACCCGAaaaggagaatatatatatatatatatatatatatagggtctctctgtctccctccctccccccccctctctctctctatatatatatatatatttgtatgtatgtatgtatgtatattgcatagatatagatatgtgtgtatatctatatatatctatatcttctagacagatagatagatagacagacagacagatagattccTCCTTTTGGGGTCTATTTTGGGATCTAAAGGGCCCCCTTTTTCGATCCAGGAGAAGACCCTCCGTCGGCCTGCCTTTTCTGTGATGGACTGCTTTTTGTTTGTCGGGTCCTTCTTCCCTTTGGTTCTCGTTTCTCCGGAGGGATCGTTCCATCCCCAGATGATCcatgggaagaagaaagggataatatatctatatctatatctatatctatatctatatctatatctatatctatctatctatagaagGGGGCTGCCttgggaagaaggggaaggaagagccCCCCAAGAGCCTGGAAAGGAGGCTCTCTTGGCTTTCTAAAACACATCGAGaacggaaggaggaggaggaggaggtggaggcaggGAAGGGGCTCCCGTCGCACCTGAGGAACCCGGCTTTCCccgaaggaagggaggaaggaaggaaggaaggaaggaaggaaggaaggaaggaaggaaggaaggaaggggtctggGAACCCTGGAAGGGAAGACAGAAGGCGAAACCCCGGAGCCCTTTCGCTGCCTCCCTTCGAACTTCGGAAAGCGAGTTGGGCGAGGAGAGCCCCTGCTCCACcgctgcccttctcccaaggctggccCTGAAAGGAGACGGGGTCCCCCTGACCCTCTTTCCCCGTGTTTTTGGGGGGCTGGCCCCCGACTGAGAAGCCAAAAGGGTTTGGGAAAAGGGGGGCTGGGGGAGGAGAACAAAAGGGCCCTTTCCCTCGGGACCTCTCTTTTGGGGACCCTACTCCCCCCCCCGCTGACAGGGCCCCCAAGCAGGGGTCCCCTATCCTCCTCCGCCCCCCGAAAGCAGCAGGAAAGGCGCCCGGCTCCTCTCTCCTGCTCCTAATCCTCCGCCAGGGGGCGCCAGGGCCAGGCCTCCCTTCAGAGCCGGAAAAGGGGCCGAATCTGTCAGGggcatcattgggggggggggcaaggctgGAGGAGGAAGGGCCAGCCAGGCAGACCCTCGGCCTTCCTAGTTCCCCGCTTCCCCGGAGAGAGGAggaagtttttttgggggggctccAGGGGCCAGAAGGGGCCCTCCTCCCCGAagaagggaggcaggcaggcaggcagccggGGCAGACTCACCTCGTCCCTCCGAGCGGGGCCTGgggctctccctccctttcccccggAATCTCTCCGATCCAGCTCCCTTGGAAGGGGCGGGGGTCCAGGAGGGGATCCCAGTCCATCCCAGTCCTTCCCAGTCCCagtccccctcctctttccccgcTGCCCCGCCCCctcgaagaagaagaggaggaggaggaggaggaggaggaggagggcccttccttccttcctccctccttccccgcttccctccttcttcctcgcCGACACCGGGTTCAGAGGCGGGTCAGGCGGAGTTCGCGGCCcggccgccgccgctgctgctgctgcctctctcgGAGGCGACACATGGGACCCCGGAGCCCCGccgggaagaaggagaagaaggagaggaagaggaggaagaggaggaagagccccGTCGGTGTCAGCAAAGACAGacctcgaggaggaggaggaggaggaggaggaggaagatcctCCATCCCCGAGCCATGCGCCTCCACGCCGACCTGGCCTGCCTGGCCCTCCCCGCCGGGAACCCCGGTAAGAAGGGGAATGGGAGGGAAGGGCCCCGGGGGAGAAGGGAGCTCTTCGGGATACGTGGCCGTCTCCCAGGAAAGTGCCTTCCTGACCTTCCGCCggcagcatcttcagagaaccaaCGGAGAGGatggagatgctgctgctgcgGGAGAAATGACAGGAAGGCACTCTTCTGCAAGACGGGCACATCGCCCCAAAGAGCCACCAAAAGCCAGGGATGCCGGTCAGAAAGCCTTGGGCTTGGCCACGAAGGGCAgcaccctccttcctccctctttccccgaAGGTCCACCTCGGAGGGACCCTCTCCTCCGTTCTCCCGAAGGGACCTCCAGCCTCAAGCGCAGGCCTCCCTCCGAAGGGAAGCtgggccacctcctcctcctcctttccagggtctccctccttcctttcttccccggGATCCCTGCATAGAAAAGGGGTCCCTCTCTGCCCCGGATGTCTCCCCAACTTCTCCGGAGCAAAGCTTCCTTTCCGCGGGAGAGGGACTCCTCCAACCGCTTCTCAGTCTCTCGCTCTCCGAGAAGCCTCCCTTCCTCAGCCATGCCTCTCCTTCCAGTCTTTCCTCAAAGTCTGCCCTAAAGAGGGTTTGTGAAagaggagacccccccccccccgccccccccccccctctttgctaacctctctcctcttctccatgcTTTTCCATCTTTCCAAAAAGCCTCTCCTAAGGATCGCTTGCAAAGGAAGCCAGAGCTGCTGCTCCTCTTCCCGATCGAGGTCTTTCTCTCCTCTTGTCTCCGGTCTCTCTTCTTCCCAGCCTCCGACTTCCCTCCATTTCCATCCTGAAAGACCCTCGCGAAGGAAGAAGCCGAAGCCCCTCCGCTCCGGAGCCCCTCTCTGGCCTAAGACTGTCTCTCTCTCCTAAGCCCTTCCCTGCAAAGAAAGCGaaacctcctcctctgcttccttcaATCTCGCCTTTCTGtccctcctcatcctcatccctTTCCGACTTTCCATCCTAAAGCTTCCTTGACAGGAAAGGGGGGACCCTCCGACTCCCCCCAAAAGGGCTCCCAAACCCTGGGACCCGAAGGGAGCCCCGGATGGAAAGTAGCAGCCCAGGACGGAGGGGgggctttcccttcctccctgccttcctctcctccatcCCCCAGATTTGCCCTAAATCCCCCCCCCAGgaccccttccctccccagccgAGGCTttgccccttcttcctccttcttctctgcaaTGACAGCCGCCTTTGGGTTCCTCCGAGTCCTTTGCAATGTCGCAACTGGAAATCTCCCCCCGTTTGCAAGGCTCTTTCCAagtggcaacaacaaaaacaacgttGCCCTTCCATTTGCAATTTCTCTCTCTAATAATaatcgtaataataataataatccgtCTCCGTTGCAGTCCTTCCCCCGGATCCCCTCCTTGGAAGGGAGGCAAGAGATCCGGGGAGAAAAGGGACCGGGGCTCTCAAGGCGGAGAAGCCAGGAAGGGGAAGCAGGCTCTTtgctccccaaatcccccccttGGCTTTGAGTCTTCTCTCCGGAGGGCAGCCGGACTGGGCTCCCCAagccccatttctttctttctttctttctttctttctttctttctttctttctttctttccttccctcagaAGCCTTAAAAGagagccctctctctctctggggcctTGCTGCTGGGCGCTTTCCCCCCGGATCCCTCTCGAAGGGGCAGAAAAGGGGGACCGGCCCTTGCTCCCCAAAGAAGCCCTTCTTTTCCGGCTGAAAACCCCCGAAGAAGAGAGGCCGAAAGCGGTgccctcgccgccgccgccgcctcctcctcctttttcggGCGATGAAGGccaaatagttttaaaatcttttattttgttttattgtaacgatgtttaaaaatattttaattctcctgatccgccttgggtcccttccaagggcacagaaattaaataaatactaataggcaataataataataataacaacaacaacaacaacaaacccaggcAATgccaaccctcctcctcctgggcaatGCCAATCCTGGAGCAAGAATGTTCtctagttgtttttaatttattaaaatttaatttattatagtaatgtttgtttgtttttaatgtgtgacTCTTGTGAggcgccttgggtccctttctgggaggaaGGCGGCGTAGATGTTAAAGAAATAGCTAACATTCAATCCCGAAGAGTGCCGCTCCTGGGGCAGCAACGCAAACCCTCTTCTTGCTCCAGGGCAGCGCCAACGACGGAGCAGGGCTGGGGGCATccatctccccccctcctcctcctcctcctgggcaatGCCAATAATGGGCCAAAGCCAGTCTTCTTGGAGCGATGCTAAGGACGGGCTAGTCCCAATGGCTCCATTCCCGGGCAATGCCAAGGCAGTGCCAGCGCCAGCCCTCCTTCCTTCACCCCAGTAGCCCTGCTCCGTCCTTGGCATTGCCAGGCCTGGCAGGACTAGGAGTGACCCCTCCTTCCCGTCCGGGGCAGTGCCCGGCTGGACCCTTCCTGGCCCTGCCCCCGGTGGCCCCTCCCCGCCCCTCTCTCTGCTGCCTCTATAGAAGAAGGGGCTCCGGAGGGCCAGGCCTTCATAGcctctctgcttcttcttctcctctctccctctctctctggctgcaggCATGGTGGAGGCGGCGCCCTCCTCGTCCCCTTCCTCGGAGGTCTCCCCCTCGCCGCCCTCTCCCTGCCGCTCTCCCCTTCCGAcggccgccgcctcctcctgctCGCCCTGCCGGTGCCACGCGCGGCAGCTCCTCCTGCAGCTGGACGGGCAGCGGGCGCAGGGCTGGCTGTGCGACGTGATCGTGGTGGTCCACAACGCCCTCTTCCGCGCCCACAAGAACGTCCTGGCCGCCAGCAGCGCCTACCTGAAGGCCCTGGTCCTCCACGAcaacctggtcaccctggaccaGGAGATGCTCAGCCCGGGACTCTTCCGCGCCGTCCTCGACTTCATCTACACCGGCAGCCTCCCacgggcctcctcctcttcctcctcgacGGCGGGGGAGCCCTCGCTGGGTGCCCTCTTGGCCGCCGCCTCCTACCTCCAGGTCCCGGACCTCGTGGCCCTCTGCAAGAAGCGCCTCAAGCGAAACAACAGCCGCCCCAGGAACAGCCCCAGCGCCAATGCCAACCATGCTCTCCTCCTCCGAGGGGTCATCCAGGGCGGAGGCGGTGGagccagggacggcagcggggcCCAGCTCTACGCCGCCCCCGGGGCCCTCTTccccccgccgccgcctcctcctcctccgtcgggCCTTTGCTCGCCCCTCTGCGGCCTGGACCTCTCCAAGAAGAGCCCCGAGGGCCCCGCCGCCCCATCCCCCGCCGAGAGCCGCCTGCGGGGGGCCCTGTCGGAGCGCCCTGCCAGCCTGGTGGGCAACCACTTCGAGGAGGGACCCCTGCCTCCGCCGCCTTTCCCGCCCCCGGCGCCACCTTCCTCCTCGACGGCGCTGCTGCCGCCGGCCTTCCACTCGCTGCTGcacccgccgccgccgccgctacTGTCGGAGGGAGCCAGGGCCGAGCTGGCGCCGGAGCTGCTCTACCGCTGGATGAAGCACGAGCCTCTGGTCGGGGGCTACGTCGGGGAAGCCCTGGAGGAGATGGCGGCGGCCGAGGAGGAGCGAGAGGAGGAAGCCCGGAGGCAGCAGCAGCGGAAGAGGAGGGTGAGGCCCCGGGAGAAAGAGGGCCGCTCGCCGCCCTCGCCGCTCCTCCGCCCGCCCCAGCGGAGGTACCTCCCCGACGGAGCCGGGACGGAGGCCCTGGGGCCCGGGAAGAGCAGCAgcaccgaggaggaggaagaggaagaggaggaggaggaagagggaagcgGAGGGAGCAGCGGCGGCGTCGGAGGGGCCTTCGGAGCCTACGGCGAGGGCTTCGGGGGAGACAACCTCTACGTCTGCATCCCCTGCGGCAAGGGCTTCCCTTCCTCGGAGCAGCTCAACGCTCACGTCGAGGCTCAcaacgaagaggaggaggaggaggagcgggagCGGGAGGAGGCCCGGCTGCTGGGCTCCCCGGCTCCGCTGGGCCccctgccgccgcctcctcctcctcctgctcctcctccggtTCTTCCTCCGGCTCCGGCTCCGTCGGGGCCAGACCTGCTCCGTCCCTACCGTTGCTCGTCGTGCGAGAAGGCCTACAAGGACCCGGCCACGCTCCGTCAGCACGAGAAGAGCCACTGGCTGAGCCGGCCCTACCCTTGCTCCATCTGCGGCAAGAAGTTCACCCAGCGCGGCACCATGACGCGCCACATGCGGAGCCACCTGGGCCTCAAGCCCTTCGCCTGCCAGGCCTGCGGCATGCGCTTCACCCGACAGTACCGCCTGACGGAGCACATGCGCATCCACTCCGGGGAGAAGCCCTACCAGTGCCACCTTTGCGGGGGCAAGTTCGCCCAGCAGCGCAACCTCCTCAGCCACATGAAGATgcacgccgccgccgccgccgcagccgccgccgccgccgcctcatCTTCCTCGCTGGGCCCCGACGGGGCAGCCCTCGGGCCCCGATCCGCCCGGCTGGACTTCCCCGAGGGCGCCCTGGCCCTGGCCCGCTCCCTGGCCCTTCAGAGCCAGCCGGCCGCCTTCCTGGCCGAGTCCAAGGCCGCCCTCGAGAGCCTCTACCTGGGACTCAGCCCCGACAAGgcctccccgccccccccccccgccgcccccgGCCCCCGAAGGTAGCCCCAGGAGCCCCCCCGCCTCCGCCCCCCGTCCCTCCGGGACTCCTCCTGGGagagccccacggaaggagcctCGAACGCTTCTCGCCCCcctgaagaaggagagggaggagg
This Sceloporus undulatus isolate JIND9_A2432 ecotype Alabama chromosome 11, SceUnd_v1.1, whole genome shotgun sequence DNA region includes the following protein-coding sequences:
- the LOC121917103 gene encoding tyrosine-protein kinase JAK3-like isoform X6; translated protein: MRSLSRVQSFGFGVGLGLQRPGYAPPESLPDSIFSPVSGVWSFGAGLCELFFACGRASQQKRPRNPPPAMAEGNHKRLPLQPDDAPFRPLL
- the LOC121917103 gene encoding uncharacterized protein LOC121917103 isoform X4, coding for MDWDPLLDPRPFQGSWIGEIPGEREGEPQAPLGGTRYAPPESLPDSIFSPVSGVWSFGAGLCELFFACGRASQQKRPRNPPPAMAEGNHKRLPLQPDDAPFRPLL
- the HIC1 gene encoding hypermethylated in cancer 1 protein is translated as MRLHADLACLALPAGNPGMVEAAPSSSPSSEVSPSPPSPCRSPLPTAAASSCSPCRCHARQLLLQLDGQRAQGWLCDVIVVVHNALFRAHKNVLAASSAYLKALVLHDNLVTLDQEMLSPGLFRAVLDFIYTGSLPRASSSSSSTAGEPSLGALLAAASYLQVPDLVALCKKRLKRNNSRPRNSPSANANHALLLRGVIQGGGGGARDGSGAQLYAAPGALFPPPPPPPPPSGLCSPLCGLDLSKKSPEGPAAPSPAESRLRGALSERPASLVGNHFEEGPLPPPPFPPPAPPSSSTALLPPAFHSLLHPPPPPLLSEGARAELAPELLYRWMKHEPLVGGYVGEALEEMAAAEEEREEEARRQQQRKRRVRPREKEGRSPPSPLLRPPQRRYLPDGAGTEALGPGKSSSTEEEEEEEEEEEEGSGGSSGGVGGAFGAYGEGFGGDNLYVCIPCGKGFPSSEQLNAHVEAHNEEEEEEEREREEARLLGSPAPLGPLPPPPPPPAPPPVLPPAPAPSGPDLLRPYRCSSCEKAYKDPATLRQHEKSHWLSRPYPCSICGKKFTQRGTMTRHMRSHLGLKPFACQACGMRFTRQYRLTEHMRIHSGEKPYQCHLCGGKFAQQRNLLSHMKMHAAAAAAAAAAAASSSSLGPDGAALGPRSARLDFPEGALALARSLALQSQPAAFLAESKAALESLYLGLSPDKASPPPPPAAPGPRR
- the LOC121917103 gene encoding uncharacterized protein LOC121917103 isoform X5; this translates as MDWDPLLDPRPFQGSWIGEIPGEREGEPQAPLGGTREKDQKEDRGKCCHFRERREGEGEEEEGEGASQQKRPRNPPPAMAEGNHKRLPLQPDDAPFRPLL